ACAACACGATGACAATCGTAAAAGGAAGCGCGAGCGATTCTCGCGACACGAGGAGCCCGATCACCGCAACAACGATTGAATTAGCGGTCAAGTAATCCGACAACATGGTGTGATAGTCCCGGACGCCGGAGGTCCAGAGCGTCAGCAGGTGATTGTAGTCGGACTGCATGGAGTCTTGATTCATGAAATTACGCGCCATGGGCGGACGGCTCCACGAATCGATACGCCGTATTCAGCGTGCAGTCCCCATCCAGATTGGCCTATATCGCTCCGCAGCGTCGCCCTTTCCCGCCTTTCGGTCACTGCATCTTCACGTCCCTTGTGTATCAATCGTCCTCATGAATCCGTCTCCAACCGTCTACCGCTACACTGCTACCCGAATGTCGTGCGCACCCATCCACCGAGATAGTGCGTGATCGCCACCACGCAGAGTCCGATCACCACATGCTCCCCGATCACCTTCCAGGGCGGCACTCGTTGCGCGCGCGCCAGCGCATAACTGAGCACCGCCAACAGCGACAACCCCCAGATGAGACTCGCCGTCACAGCCAGATCTAACGGCACGAACAACACGGGAACGGCAAAGGTCGCGGCAATCACGAACTTCGCCACGAAGGTCGCCAGCGTCGACTCCCAAATCTCATTCGTATTCCCATGGTTCTTGGATTCTTCGGCGACGTGGATCCCCAACGCATCGGACATGGCGTCAGCCACCGCAATGGTGAGCAGCCCGCCCAGGACCACGGACTTCGAGTGGGTGCCTGCATGCAGCCCCACCATCAACCCCAGGGTCGTAATCACACCGGACGTGAGCCCGAAGCTGAACCCGATCTTCAGCGATGTGCGCATACTCCATGCCTTGTCGACGTAGCCTGTCGATCGACAGAGTGCGGCCCCTCGATGTGGACGCTCAACAGGACTCCTTCCCCGCACCTTGCAGACAGGATGAGAGCCAGTCGTTCAACGATTCAAGCACCCGGGTCACCGCACGATTGGCCGCCAGCACACCGCCATAGGCATCCTCACTCGGAGCCGGCTCGAACGATTCTAGACTCCTAACACCCAGGATCCGCTGTTCCTTCGTCTCCGTCAGTTGGGCGCGTAACCGTACCCTGGTGCCGCTTGCGCGCTGCAGGAACTCCTGCTGCAACACCAGTCCGGAAATATCCAGCCGGTAATCCCCCCGGACCGCAGTCGGCATCGGTACCACCACACGCCAGAAGTTCGTCCGCTCCAGCGACTGAAGGAGCACCGGGGCCACCATGCGAGCCGGGGTATCAACCCACACATTCGTGGCGTAATAGCTCACTTCATACGGTCGCTGGAGGTAGGCCATACGCGGCTGTTCGAATCCCGCCTCCGCCTGCGGCGCCCCCACGACCAGGACGCCATGGATGCCCGGCGGCTTCGCGCGAGGGTTCGTCCTCAACACAGACTCGTCCACTGCCAGCACAAACGTATGAACCGGATTGTCGGCTGATCGCGGCACGACACAAGCCGTCAGCACACAGGCCCCTAGCAGGACGCCAACCCATTGCAGAACGCGCCGGTTTACCCCCATTGCTTCCTCACTCGCCGGGCCCCTTCGTTTGGGAGGATCGGCCAAGAACCAGGACATTCGGTTGTCGTTCGACTTGTTGCGCCACGCGATTCAACGTGGCCGTCAGTTGCCGGAGCTCCGTGACGAGCGACCCGGCGTCGGCCAGCGTCTGCCGAGAAAACTGTTCGATACCGGGCCGACTGGCGCCGACCATCTCTCCCACCGAGCGGCTGGTCCGAGACAAATCCTCCGTCATCTGCTGTAATCCGGCTGCACTTCTGCTCAGACGATCCACCAATGTCGGAAGCTGCTTGCCGAGTTGCTCCGTCACACGCACCGACTGGTCGGCCGCCTGCACTGCCTGCTGAACTCCGCGGTCAATCTGGCCGCTGCGTTCCGCCAGCACCTTTGTGACCGCCGACAGATCTTTCAGGATCTGCTTCAGAACCTTGCGATTGTCTTCATCCAGCGTAGAAGACGCATTGTGGGCCAGTCCGTTCAGATTGGCCACGAGAGTCGACAGGCCTTGCTCCGACAAGAGGTTCGCCAGCGTCCCATCCAGTCGACCGAGTAACGAGGGCACGCTCGTGATGACCGGATAGGCCTGCCCGGAGACCGGCGTCAAGGGAGGCGATTCTCGGCCCCCACCGGTCAAATTGAGCGTCACTAATCCCGTGAGTCCCTGCGTCACCAACACGGCCTGGGTATCGATCTTAATGGGGGTCCCGCCGACGATGTCCAACGTCACCCGGACCTCTTCCGCATTCTCAGGATTCAGGATCACTTCCTTCACCCGCCCGACATCCACGCCACGATACTTTACCGTCGAATCCACACTGAGTCCGGCGACGGACTCGCGGGTATAGACGTAATACCGATCATAGATTCCACGATAGTCGGTTTTCCCCAGCCACAAAATCGCACCGAGGATGGTCAGACCCAACAGTACGACGAACGCGCCGACCAAGGCATAGTTGACCTTCGGCTCCATGCGATACCTCTCAGTCCCGTTGCGACGCCGTCCCGGCATGAGTCAGGCTGGCCGCGCGCCCGCGGGGCCCGTGGAAATAACTCCGCACCACCGGCTCCTCGGAGCGTGCCAACTCTTCCATGGTCCCTACCCCCATCACCTGCCCATCTCCCAACACCGCGACGCGAGTGGCAATGCGCCACAAGGAATCCAGATCGTGGGTCACCATCACCACGGTCAACCCCAACAACCGTTTTAGATTCAACACCAGATCGTCGAATCCGGCGGCAATCATCGGATCGAGACCGGCCGTCGGTTCATCGAGAAACAATAGCTCCGGATCCATGACGATCGCACGGGCCAGCGCCGCGCGTCGCCTCATACCACCGCTGAGCTCACTCGGAAATTTGATCGCGCTGTCCGGCGGCAATCCAACCAGGGCAATCTTGAGCGCCACGATATCCCGAATGACGTCCGCGCTCAACGACGTATGCTCGCGAAGCGGTACCGCCACGTTTTCGGCCAGGGTCATGGAACTGAAGAGGGCGCCATGCTGAAACATCACGCCGAACCGTCGATACAGCGCACGACCGTTCGACTGGGTCAACTCACGGCTGTCTGTGCCCAAGAGGCGAATCGTCCCTGTCGTCGGAGTCAATAACCCGATGATCTCCCGCAACAGCGTCGATTTCCCGCACCCATTGCCGC
This genomic window from Nitrospira sp. contains:
- a CDS encoding ABC-type transport auxiliary lipoprotein family protein, whose amino-acid sequence is MGVNRRVLQWVGVLLGACVLTACVVPRSADNPVHTFVLAVDESVLRTNPRAKPPGIHGVLVVGAPQAEAGFEQPRMAYLQRPYEVSYYATNVWVDTPARMVAPVLLQSLERTNFWRVVVPMPTAVRGDYRLDISGLVLQQEFLQRASGTRVRLRAQLTETKEQRILGVRSLESFEPAPSEDAYGGVLAANRAVTRVLESLNDWLSSCLQGAGKESC
- a CDS encoding ATP-binding cassette domain-containing protein, translating into MHELPPTLATAEQVGVSVIEVCHVSTQFGQAMVHRDVSLTVLRGEVFAIAGGNGCGKSTLLREIIGLLTPTTGTIRLLGTDSRELTQSNGRALYRRFGVMFQHGALFSSMTLAENVAVPLREHTSLSADVIRDIVALKIALVGLPPDSAIKFPSELSGGMRRRAALARAIVMDPELLFLDEPTAGLDPMIAAGFDDLVLNLKRLLGLTVVMVTHDLDSLWRIATRVAVLGDGQVMGVGTMEELARSEEPVVRSYFHGPRGRAASLTHAGTASQRD
- a CDS encoding MlaD family protein, which gives rise to MEPKVNYALVGAFVVLLGLTILGAILWLGKTDYRGIYDRYYVYTRESVAGLSVDSTVKYRGVDVGRVKEVILNPENAEEVRVTLDIVGGTPIKIDTQAVLVTQGLTGLVTLNLTGGGRESPPLTPVSGQAYPVITSVPSLLGRLDGTLANLLSEQGLSTLVANLNGLAHNASSTLDEDNRKVLKQILKDLSAVTKVLAERSGQIDRGVQQAVQAADQSVRVTEQLGKQLPTLVDRLSRSAAGLQQMTEDLSRTSRSVGEMVGASRPGIEQFSRQTLADAGSLVTELRQLTATLNRVAQQVERQPNVLVLGRSSQTKGPGE